The Antedon mediterranea chromosome 11, ecAntMedi1.1, whole genome shotgun sequence genome window below encodes:
- the LOC140062114 gene encoding ubiquitin-associated protein 1-like — protein sequence MTHFPTKNIDRSTSGVGSYMDGVQLRIGERFKQSQRITLPINYIERNANNNDFSRFEYNFELENSVLRKAEERRLQEEQNKLKEKQKIALQSEMNNANSEVKSVSNENGQRAEAGSHQVSNGLAQEPVLMIQPRPAMLGMDILTPTPLANAANAPKTTVFEKPLIDLADFESRATDPFEMTELKTLNDMEELRSVLEQTLPTSDTTLANDTQPTRQGRQEEEHTTESELVVEPIHNNVDQAPQYTIPVEMNTSGEANGGMMNYPAASTTPYPILQNPSQQTSNTPAYVYKEDSFARRTPLPPISPNCQNYADTYQDPDIEDDKYIINFNRTGMSTTSNIDSVSCRAGTSMGVVEVPPSFPMNLNKYSCLPPKSASPALQSDDPQQHPLFMSLDTEKQHFVKSIAAMGFPLLRVAKVVERNGCDSELVVETLCAIQRLCDKGYLDTKVEDVLNLVDNDEQKASEFLRLINQFETLGFQTEDIKKQLIVVGTDEDKILDALTKTS from the exons ATGACGCATTTTCCAACAAAAAATATAGATAGGAGCACTTCTGGAGTCG GCTCGTATATGGACGGTGTACAGTTGAGGATAGGGGAACGTTTCAAGCAGTCACAACGAATAACACtaccaataaattatatagaaagaaatgctaataataatgatttttccAGATTTGAG TATAATTTTGAATTGGAGAACAGTGTTCTGAGAAAAGCTGAAGAAAGACGTTTGCAAGAggaacaaaataaattaaaagaaaaacaaaaaatagctCTTCAAAGTGAAATGAACAATGCAAATTCCGAGGTTAAATCTGTATCCAATGAAAATGGACAAAGAGCAGAAGCAGGGTCACATCAGGTATCAAATGGACTTGCACAAGAACCAGTTTTGATGATCCAACCAAGGCCAGCTATGCTAGGCATGGACATACTTACGCCCACCCCTCTTGCTAATGCGGCTAATGCGCCAAAAACTACGGTCTTTGAGAAGCCGTTAATAGATCTAGCAGATTTTGAAAGTAGAGCAACGGACCCATTTGAAATGACTGAATTGAAAACGCTTAATGATATGGAAGAACTCAGAAGCGTTCTTGAGCAGACTCTTCCAACTTCAGATACTACGTTGGCAAATGATACGCAGCCAACACGGCAGGGAAGGCAGGAGGAAGAACACACAACTGAGAGTGAATTGGTAGTGGAACCAATCCACAATAATGTAGATCAAGCTCCGCAATACACTATACCAGTAGAGATGAACACATCTGGTGAGGCCAATGGTGGCATGATGAACTACCCAGCAGCATCCACCACACCATATCCAATCTTGCAGAATCCTTCGCAACAAACATCCAATACTCCTGCGTATGTCTACAAAGAGGATTCATTTGCCAGAAGAACCCCGCTTCCGCCAATTTCTCCcaattgtcaaaattatgctgATACTTATCAAGACCCAGATATTGAAgatgataaatatattataaattttaatagaACTGGTATGTCTACAACAAGTAATATAGACTCAGTTAGTTGCAGAGCTGGAACGTCAATGGGAGTAGTTGAGGTGCCACCCAGCTTTCCAATG aATCTTAATAAATACTCCTGTTTACCACCTAAATCAGCAAGCCCTGCTTTACAATCAGACGATCCACAACAACACCCACTATTTATGTCGCTAGACACTGAAAAACAACACTTTGTAAAGTCAATAGCAGCGATGGGCTTTCCTCTACTACGAGTGGCCAAGGTGGTTGAAAGAAACGGCTGTGACTCGGAACTG GTTGTTGAGACTCTATGTGCAATACAGAGGCTGTGTGATAAAGGCTATCTGGACACCAAGGTTGAGGACGTCCTGAACCTAGTGGACAATGATGAACAAAAG GCATCAGAGTTTTTAAGGTTAATAAATCAATTTGAGACGCTTGGTTTTCAAACAGAAGACATAAAAAAACAGTTGATAGTTGTCGGAACAGATGAAGACAAGATTTTAGATGCATTAACAAAAACATCATGA